TTGTTTAAAAGCCCAGATAAGACAAATACCTGCATATGATGCTTCTCACCCAAGTCGAATTTTAAAGAGCGATTACTCATTTTAGGAGCCTCACGGCTTTATGAGCAGATAGGGGAAATATATCCATAAGCTGCTGGTGAGAGAACATTTAAATGCTGTTAAATGAAAGAGGGGGAAATGCAGTAAAATAGTGGCATGGCATTGGCTTACAAAAGTACTCTGCTGTTTATCATCTCTGCTTTTGACTTTTTCCTGCCTCCTGCATGTTCCCACCCTATGTAAAAGGATCACGGTTTCAAAACAGTTCCTGACTGTGTGCAGGCTTACTTTGTGCACATATAGGGACAAACCATGATATCTAGCACCATTGATTTTGCACATGTGACTGACCTGTTTGAGCCTAGTAATATATAAATCTTTCAGAGAGCTTTCCAAAACCAAATAAGCTCAAGCTAGGAAAAACAAGATCTGCCAGGCTCCACCATCCCAAGTAAAAATAACTGAGTAAATAACCGGGAAGTCTCTTAACTCTTAATGGAATAACAGCTTTGGTGACTGATTTTGGTTATCAGATTACACTCTGAAAATAACTTCTGTGCTATACTTGCAATcggctgtaaaagaaaaagaatacagtGTGCGCTAATTTTAGCAAATAAGATTAGAGTTAATATTTAATCCCAGAGACCTTCTTcagactgtggaaaaaaatagcagcagttATCTGTCACTAATCTTTTCTCCTATTTCCAGCATGTGTTTGATTATATAAGTTGTAGTGTTACAAACACGCTGGCCGAGTGGAAGTTAGTCATTTGTTTGCTACATCCTTGGGCTTATTAGACAAACTTCAGGGCTTGAGATGGATTTAAAAGATCTCCACACATGCTTTTAGACTGCAATAGCAACACTGAAAGGTTAACAAAATGGGTACCACAGTAGGTGCGCTACAAAACAGTATGCAAATAACATTGATTTTGAGTTCTGCAAGAAACGGACGCATTTCTTCTATGTTTCtatccaatttttttaaattaatatttagttTGGGATTTGATATTCAGCATGTGAGGTTTGattcaattttcctttcttccttccccacaaAATGGCTTAATAATTAAATCGATGTTTGGAGATTAGAGATGAGGGGTTTCTAACTGGTTTTAGGTGCCTGGTGATGAATTTAACCTGAAaatcaaaatactaaaaatataaTCCATAATCCTACAAGCAACTTGCATGCTTCACAGAAAACCCATCAGTACTCCTATTGATTTCAACAAGACTACTCAAATGCATAAAGATAATAATCTGCGCCTGTGCTGCTCTGTCAGGACTTTTGCGTTCTCAGTGAGTCTGAAGGTCTGACCATCTAATTTACCCCCAATTCGGTAGGATTTAGCAACTAACGTTCTCCAGATCTCATTGTATCCCCagaagggaggagggggctTTGCCCTCCCACGCCACCACCAATGAGCTTGTTCTTTGAATATGACCCCGGTATGCTTTATTTGAAAAGGAACAACTGCATGTACATTCGCTGTTGAATTTTGATGCTGTTTTCTAGAAGATCATTTGCACTGTGCCCTCATTAACACAGAAATTAGGCCTGGAAAAGCCTACCAAATTAAAGCCCACCTCGCCGGAACAAGGTTGTGCTTTGTTAGTTTTGCTTTGCAGTACTTGGACATGAAGTATCCATCATCTTCTCTGGAAAGCCTCCCAAGATCTCACTGAATTCGCTGTTAGGTTAAGAGTCTGGAAAAAATCcctacattttcatttcttcagtttcttctcaCTGCAATCTGCAATAGCACCCCATAGCAAACTAGACAATTCTTCTCTGTTCTTGATGTTAGTATGCATCAGATTACTGTAAACATTCTCTTGCTCCATTTTAGATGTTGCCTTGCCAAGTTTTACATTCCTACATGTTTACAGTGATCTTTCCTTGCCCTTAATCACTTTTCCCCTCTTTAAATTGAACTCAGACTTGCTGGCATTTTGCAGGGGTTGACCTTCCCCGCTCCAGATGCAGCTTTTCATACAGATGCCATTTGGAGCAGGGTTACCAGACATCCATGTTTCCCTTggaaataacctttttttccccccgtaAGAAATACTGTCTGTGCAGAATTGGAGGATTTTGTCTATTTGTCTGGGATTTTGAGACATCTGGAAGTCTGGGCAGCCAGCTAATGAGCATGCACTGATGAACTCTGCAGCGCACAACGAGTCCAGCCCATCCGCAGAAATATCAGACCTCTGCATGTGCTCTGAAGCCACATCCCGTGTGTTCAAAACAACGCAGAGGCCTCCACAGCATGCTTGATCGGCCCTCATGGAGGAGACCCGATACAACGGGGAGCCAGAGAGAATTCGCCCACAGTGCTGTGTCTCCCGTGGCGCCTGTGGGTGTGTGTACaactacatttaaaatagaatttctgCCCTAGAAGTCCCTGATGAAAATACAGTGTTCCTAACGTGGAAGTGAGCTAATCCTCCTCCTAATTTTAGAATAGTGCATGCCCAGTACTAGAAGAATGCTGTCCTGAAAACAGTCTATATTTGCATCTGTAATGCTTCCCTCTTTACTAGCATTTCTCATTGCTGACTCTTGTCTCAATTTCTTATTCTCCCATCTGACAGTGATCAATACTGGTGTCCTTGAATTAGCTAGTTTTTTGTTAATGATATAATAACAACCaaagaagaagggaaggcaGAGTATAATGACGATACAACTATTTCTCCAAAAGGAAGAAGCATTACCCGGAATGCATCAAGGAAATATAATGAGAGGTGATGGAGGAAAATAAGGGAAGGAAGATTTCCTCACAAGGAGGTTTTAAGTAGAGTCTGGCAATGATCTCCCAAAGGAAGTAGTGGAAGTCTGGTCACTTAAATCAATTAAAACTAACCAGAGCATTGCACTCCACAGGACTCTGTAAGGAGGAAAGCAGTGTCAGACTGAACTAAAATAGATTTTGCATGCTTAGTTTCTGCAGGgcttctgtctgtattttgcCGGTAAATTCAATATGGCTAATGCTGATTAACAACTCTCTTGACGGTGATTATATCATTCCGTTATTTCCAGCCCGTTCCTCAGTATCATAAACTCATGAGGGCATGGACATACAAAACACGTCCCCTGGCTTGGCTAGCTCAATCTGAAAGACAAGTGGCAGATAAAGGGCTGGAgaactttctttctttcaccttAGCAGTGGTCAGGCTTGTTATCGCCACAACGCTGAACTGGCATAGACGTCCATAGCACGTGCTGAGCGTAGTGTACCTGTGGCAGCACGGCAGAGGCAGGACCTGCACGTGGTCCCCCGGTGCTTGATCTCTTGGATTGCTGTAGAGCAAGAAGATCTGCCAGATGGCTTAGGTAGGGCTGCAGTACCCGTGTCCTCTGTGCAGTAGGTGTGCAGAAAGGTTTTAATGCATACAAGACCAGCTGGGGACAGGAGCAAGACAAAATAAAGTGATTCATCCTTAGACTTCATGGGGTGTTTGGCATGTTTCAAGTACACAAGAGAAGTCCTCCTCTCGCCTGCCTTGAAAGATAAGGGAAAGCAAGCCTCTGAGAAACTGGaatctttgctttgtttttcttgactGTGTGGGCATTGTTGTTTTATATGTACGTTTTACCTTTTCTGTGCCTGGTTTTCTTGTATCCAGTCAATTCCGTTTAAACAGTAGAAATGGGTAGAAATTGGAATAAGGCAAATGATTGGGGGGCAGGGAAACAGTGACTTGGCATATGAGCTTGGACAAGGTGCCCAGTGGAGGTTCCCGCAAATTGACCTGCCtaattaaacattaatttacatggaaaataaggttTGAAAGCAAACACATCTTGGGCATATGGCACCTTATTTacagtaggggaaaaaataaactgagatTGTTGCATGTGTTCTACCCATCCAACAAAGGTCTCTCTCACATGTAAATGGAGACTGTTACATCAGAGAAACGAtctgtttccttctgcaaaCACAGATCAGCTTGGTTTCACTAACTGTTTTCACTGGGATGCATCAGTCAGGTCAAATCATTCTAGAAGACTATTCTTACCTCTTCCTACAGAAATGCGTGTGCGATGCTAATACATGCAGCTTCgaagccttttctttcccaatgtGCAGTGTTCATAGCTACGCTCCAGCGCCTCGATTCCAGCCTTCCTGCCAGAATGCATCAGATGCAGGTGGTCCCAAAGCTGGTGGGGCTGAGGCAGGGGACCCACTACAGGAGCCGAATCAATATTTAGACAGCTTCAGGCGACAGAGATTGCACTGGCTTTCACACTTGGCAGCAAGCTTTGCATCCGTTTGTTACCAAAGTTATTGTTTGTACAGTTTCAAGCATTGGCACTTGAGAGAGTCCTCCCTGAGGGCAATGACAAGCACTGGGTGCTTGAAAATAAACTTTCCCCCTTTGGATTTGAAGATTGTGAGAGTGAGGGAGGTTGTGAAACCGGGTAAGATCTCGTAATGAAGTCAAGGCACACGTTTGACCAGCACTTTCATCATCCTTCACTTGAGGCATCTGCCATGCATCGTGGGGAGCCCATGGCACAGTCTCGGGCTCTGCTTCTGATACATCCAGCGCAGAACATCTGTAACAGCTgtcttgctgctgtttgttatCTTGGTGGTTTATTGGGAGTGAAAACCTGAGTCAGCGTGGGAGACAGCCTTGCTGTGGGGTGGTATGAGTCAGCCCGAGGCTCTGCAGCATGCCTGCGCCGGGGCAGCGGACAGGCAGGTGAAACCCTGGCCcagcacagaaaattattttaatttgctttccaGTCATTCCACCTAGTGGCCAAGTGACACAACTGCCAGGAGAGCTGGGTTTGTGCTCCAGGGTCCCTCCTCATCAAAAGGGACCCAAAAACCCCAGACGGTATTTATGGCTGCTCGTACGGACCTACGCTGCCGTGGAGCTTTACAAGATGTGTAGGAATATGTAAGCCCCCACACTGAAGATCTTATCAAAGAGAAACATTGGCCTGCGAGTAGCTCATTAAGTTCCCAAGCAATTTTGTTAATCACGCTGCATAGATAAAATGCAGATAGGCCTTTAGTGAGCTGATAATCTAACAAATAGGCAGAAAGTGTAACACTGATAAAGCAGAGATCAGTTTAATAGCCAGCTGTAAATCTAGGCAATTTTGTACCAGAGGCGTATTGTAAAACAGGAATGTGCAAGTATGTAAGTATGTGCATGAAAATGCACTGTTTCTTAAAATAGCAGATACAGCATTAATATTATGTACAGAAAAGCTATTGGGAGCGATTTTAgaggtgttttaaaatatttttctctccatcaAAGTCTGCACCACTTGTGCTATCTTCATAATCCGGCATCACAAGTGCAGATCTATGAATAACAAAGACTTGTTTCTGGAAGTCAGGATTTTCTATGAAAATCTGTGAGCTGTACCAATGGTCCTGAGGCATTGTAAAGAATTTATAGGCTTTTTGTTGGGATGAACCAAATTATTCACTCAGATTTATGCTAATCACAAATAAGACCATCACAAATTCACAGTCTGACATCGTGCCGACCTCTTGAGCAGCTTCTTGCTCAGGGGTGTTAATTCAATTGGAAGGACAGGGAAAAGCAGCTCACCTTCAGAGGGTACCCCATACCTACTGGATAGGATATCCTTCTGAGGAGCTGGGAAATGTGAGTTTGAATCCTCACAGCCTAGGGAAGGGACCTGATCTCCTACTTTCTGGGTCCCTCTTCTGATCTTCAGGCTATTTCATGAAAAGGGGACAGCAGTGCTTCCTCTTCTCGTTTGCTTTAAAAGACGAAACTGAGCTGGGAACACCTACCCTGAAACACCTACAGCCAGAGGGAGGTTGCAGGCTGTGCATCCCAACCTCACAGAGGTGTACAGGTGCACATATAGGTGCCAGATGTGGTTGCTGTTGCCTGGTTTAGCTGTCTGGCTGCTCTAAATCACATCTAGATGCATTTCCACGGTATGCAAGGCACAGGAAACTCAGGTTTGTGAATACGACTTGCAAGCAAGGCAGGAAGGTGTCTTGGTGAATCGAGACTGAAGTGACTTGCCAGGGTCATGTAGAAGGTGGTTGGTGCAATGGGAAATCGAGTTGTGGTCTCCCAAATCTCAACTTAGTGGCCAAACCACTGAATCTCCTTCTTGTGGAGAAACCTTTATCCTTGATGGTGAGCCCTGGTTTTGAAGCAGCCTCTCACTGCTTCATGAAGAATAGAGTTTTCCCAGTACCTTTGTTTCCTGCCCATTGTGGGggaaaaatgcaacagaagtTAGTGCCAGtacatttttcatcaaaaaatagGCAATATCTATAGTTCACCATGTGGCTTAGCAAGTTATTTGATAGTTATATGTGAAGATATCACTGTAAACTATTCTGGGGAGaaagtgtgtattttttaatatatgataTGTGAATGTAAATTATAGCATAGATGGTATGATGAGAAAAAAGGGCGAGTAGGGGTGCATAACTCAGACCTGGAACAGTTGGTTGGAGATCACTCTCCTGGAAACAGTTGTTAGTCGTTCTACGAAGAAAATGGTAGAAAATTAAGTACTGAGGTGGGACTTGGAGTGATTTCTATCACTTGAATATGGATTTCTTTCCTGTGAGTTGTACCTTAGGCTCACTAAAATCAGGACCAGTATGAGGAGAATAGTCTCCATGGGATGGAGCAAAGAGCTCTGCAGTCAGTACTTACCTATTATTTATTCAGCAATGGTTTGCAaaaatttgagaagaaaaaaaaaaggaaccagtTTGCTCttgaaagaggcagaaaaatattttctgttgaatttttcTATAGTATTAAATGTTTCCTTCCCAAAACACTTTTGGTATTTAATCGTTATCTTAAACTTGAAACCACTGTTCACCAGAGCTTCCATCAGGGCAGAAGAATCACATTTTAATTGATGCTTTCCGGGTGGTGGGCTGCATCACAGTTAAAATAAGATCCATCCAAGAATTAGCAGCGTCCACACCAGCCtggttttttcagtcttttattACAGCGGAGGCTCAGTTCGTAGGTCTTCAAGATATTTGGGAAAAGTAATGCTCAGCTCAAGCTGTACAATGATGTACAGGAGCAACATAAAGGGAGCAGTGCTAGTTACTGGATGTAGCATCGTTGCTGACCTGATAGATGAGTAACTGGTACTGAGCAGTATTTACTTCTGGACAGTAGATCTGTTAGGTTATCTAACTACGTGATGAAAGACTTGGGATGATAGTAAGAGCTGATGGTAACGCTggcaatttctctctctttttttgcagGTCACTGTCAGGGGATTTGGTCCATTGTTACAGTTTGCCTACACTGCTAAGCTGTTACTCAGCAGAGAAAACATCCAGGAGGTCATCCACTGCGCTGAATTCCTGCGCATGCACAACCTGGAGGACTCCTGCTTCAGCTTCCTTCAAACGCAACTGCTGAACAACGAAGATGGCCTGTTCCTGTGCAAAAAAGATACCACCTGTCAGCGCATGCATGATGAGGAGAACTCAGATGGAGACGAGGAGGAGACGATGGAATCGGAGACGTCAAAAATATCTTGCCCACGAGAGAGGATGCACCAAGAGCCCTTCAATTTTGAAAccactgctgctggagcagacaAAGGCGAAGGGATGCTGCCTGGCTCTGACATGCTGAGAGATAGCAAGGACAATTTGGACAAAGATGCAGTAACACGGTACCCCAGATACAAGAAATACCAGCTTGCTTGTACCAAGAATGTCTACAACACATCACACATCAGTACCTCAGGTTTTGCAAGCACATTCAGCGAAGAGAGCTCTGGAAATGGCCTCAAATCAGGACTTGCTATGGGGCAGATAAAAAGCGAGCCTCAGAATGAAGAGAACGATGAAGAAAGCATCACACTTTGCCTGTCTGGAGATGAACCTGACATCAGGGATAAAGAAGGGGATGTTGAAATGGACAGGAAACAGCCAAGCCCCACTTGCGTCGACAGGCCAAAAAGTGGGTCCTCTCCTTCTTGCTTGCGGTCTTTCTtcaacagaacaaaaagcatAGATTTGGTTGGCTTCCCCAGCACTTCCCAACAGCACTTTGGCAGGAGTCCAGCATGCCCTTTTGAAAAAGGGACAACTCAGGGTGACCACAAAACTGATTACGTCCCTTTCACGGGGAACTATGGACAGTCCCATGCCATGCAGAAGGATGCTTCCAACTTCACAGTGGGATCACCGCTCAGGGGGCCCGGCTTTGAAACTCTCTGTAAGCAAGAAGGGGAACTGGACAGGAGGAGTGTTATATTCTCTTCAAACGCTTGTGACCAAGTAAACACTTCGGTGCATTCATATTCTGGTGTGAGCAGCTTGGACAAAGACCTCACTGAGACTGTGCCAAAGGGTCTGTGGGCTGGCAGTAGTcagtccctccccagctctcaGACCTATTCGCACAGCGGACTGACAGCTGATCACTTGCCGGGAAGGATGCGGCCGAACACCAGCTGTCCGGTGCCAATTAAAGTTTGCCCTCGCTCTCCTCCTTTGGAAACCAGAACCAGAACCTCCAGCTCATGCTCTTCCTACTCCTACGCAGAGGACGGCAGCGGCGGCTCTCCCTGCAGTCTGCGTCTTTGCgagctctcctcttccccttgcTCCCAAGGCCCCCGATTCCTGGCGCCCGAGCACCAGGAGCCCGGCGTGGTGGGGGACGGATTGTACAACCCAGTCCGAGCCCAGATTAAATGTGAGCCATCCTATGGAACAAACTCCAGCGATGAGTCTGGGTCATTCTCAGAAGCAGACAGTGAATCATGTCCTGTGCAAGACAGAGGGCATGAGGTAGGGATTTAAGATAAGTTCATATATCGCAGTCGTTGTGACCGAATTAATCACTCCTTTATTCTCCCAAATGACTTGGCATTTCCCCAGCACTTACTTTGTTTATAGAGGCAAAGAGTAACTTCTTTTCATTATCTCGTCAGCTGAGTGCACGTGGTTGACTTCACATAAATAAGTCTGCTTGACCTCCGAGGTGTTTGGCAGTTATCAGAATTTGGGCATGGGGCAATAGCAAACTGCTGAATGATGAGTGCTTAGGAGTCTACcgtccttctccctccctcaccCATGGCACAAAGTGCCATTCCTCATCCTTGGTTTGCCAAGGTGGTTCCAGCTCAACTTGTTATTGCTGCTAGTGTGTTGAGCAACCTCAAGCCATGCCTTTGCTGGCACCAAGAGTTGGGCAGCCTGCACCAAGAGCCGCTGCTGCATATCACTAACAGCCTGAGTAGAGGAGGCAGACAGagtgggaggagaaagagatgtGAAATTACTTCAACAGTAGCATAGCTGGCCACCCTCGGCTGTAGGAATGGTGTTCAAGTcatcttgtgtgtgtgtgtatgtgtgtgtgtctctctctcttgcatGTGCAGGTAATGGGGTTTTGCCTCCATTAAGTGACAATGGACATGATGTTTCCTGCCCATGACCCCACTTTCTTTGGTGGCAACCTCTAGCAGCCATTGCATAAATGGTCTCAAAGAGAAGTTACCCTTTAAGTTACAGGACTGTTAGGAGGACAGCAGGGGGATGGTTGGGGACTGGAGAGCAAGCTGTGAATTGTCATGCAGCTGTCCCGTGAGAGGGAGAAGGGCCCGCTTTAAAACTAGAGATGGACCAGCTGAAGATGCTGCAGTGATAACTCACTAACCGTGACCACATAAACTGTCTGTGTGAAGTCCCTAGTTTGAAGGAAGACTTAAATCATGGAGAAGTGTTGTGGAacccagaaactgaaaaaagactGGATGTTTTCATAGAGTTTCATTAGGAAACTGCATGACCTGGAGAACGTCTGGGCGAAATCACATATCTGGCTCTTCTAGTCATACTGAAATGCTCCACTGAGAGCTTTTGCTTCAGCATGGGGAGTAGCGAGTGCAAGTTTGGGGGGTTCACGTGCTGTGAGCACTCAGGACAGAACCGTTCGGCTCAGTTGTAGGCTAGGGATGAAAGAGTGAACTTTATTTTATCCCTCTGTCCTTATTCCAGCTACATCCCAGGCTCTGGAAGATACCTTCCAGACAAACGCGGATGATTCCTTTAGTTGGGTGGTTTTCTGCTTAGCTCTAAGCAAGAGCTGAAGAGCCTGGGGAGCCTCTGGTGTCCTAAGCCCTGTCATGCTGTACCTGTGGCTTTGAGAGTACGGTTGTTATTTGTCCCCATGTCCTGAGCTGGGGACAATGCAGAAGGGGGAGGAGTCTCCTTGGAAGGCTGCCTGGGATACTATGCATAGCACCTCATTTGGGAAGCCCTACAGCAGAACCACTCTGCTTGGTGATACCAAGGTTACTTGGTGAAGTCCTGCCTTTAAGATGGGCAGaagggagcagggagtgggacCGAGGGGAGCATCGGATCTCCCACCCGCATGTGCTGCTTGCTCAGCAAGGGCTAATGCACAGCGTGAGGCAGTGAAAAGGGTGGGATGTTAGCCTTTTGAGGTTTGATGACTAATTAGCTGTCATAATCGGCTAATTGTGTGgagatgctgcagcagaaatgagCCCAGAAGAGTCAAATGAGAAGGGTATAGGCAACTGTTGGTGGTTTCCCAAAAAAAAGTGTGCAAATGCGTGCAGGAGAGCATGGATGAGAGGAGGGACATTCACAAGAGGAGCAAGCGGGTGGGGTATGGGGGGGCCATCTCTATGTGCCGCTGGCAGGCAGACGTGTCTGGCTCTGGGGCAGAGCTAGGAAGGGTTTGCTGCCctcctggttttgctgctggtttCCTTCTGGGAAGATTTTCTGCACCATGCTGAGCAAGTTTTCTCCCTgggactgctgataaaggcttttttttttttttttttcccccagggcATTTTGATTAGGACTGCTAGGCATTAAAAATGTGGTGAGGAATTAATGCTCTGTGAGGTTGTACTGCAGTATCCTGAGCAAGCAAAGGGTAAACAGATCACACCAGTGCTTCGGTATAGATTTTGTCTGAAAGATGAATTTGTAAAGGTTGTTAACAATACAAGAAAGGACATTGCAGCCTCTTTAAACAATGTTGTATTTATACAGTGACTTGGGGTGTGTATCCTGCAATCCTGCAAGATCCGCTGCGGTGCAAACCTCAGTGAAGGCTACATTAAACCAGGCAGTAGAAAATACCTAATGGCAGCAGGAAGTTCTTGTATAAGTCGCTCTACCAACTTTTAGCAGCAGCTATTAAAACAGCAGGAGTCACTCACAGCAGTCTGAAATGGACTGCTTTCTGTCCTTCGCCTCCCCTTAAGCTGCATGGGAATTTTTCTCCATTCCCGAAATTGTCAGTTTGCCCTTGCTGTCCTGACGACTTCCCAGATGGGTCCCTTGCCCTCTGTCGCATCAGATCACACAGTGTTTGCTGGGCTTCTCTTCAAAAAGCACCTGATAAGATAGCTGGGGGCGACACACAGGCGCTCGCCCCTCCAGAGAGCAGCTGCACAGGCTCTTCTGCTGCGGGTGGGCTTTCATTTGGGTGGACGGCCTGATGGGAATAAGGCTGATGGACTCTGACCCTCAGTTATCTCACAGGGCTGCTCAGTTCCCCTGGAATTTGGACCTTGTTGGTCTTGATTTCAGTCCCGATGTGCTGTCAGTGCCAGAATTAATGTCACAAAACATCATTTGTCAGTGTATTGATTGTGTGAGAAGTAGGTGAAAggtttcttctctctgcttttttcgGGCACTCTTCTTTCCCGCAGACGGATGCCGTTCAGGAGCACATAGCCAAGTTGTTCAGTGCTAGTGCTCGGCGTGGGTGCCGTGTGGGTGAAGGTGCCTCTGCTCTGTGGCCAGCCTCCCTGTCCCATGCAGGGGTGTGAGTGTCAGAGGAGGTGGTGGTCCCCGTAACACCGCTGGTAAATCCTCTCCAGGATGTCTTTGCCTTTCGTTTTCCTTCCTGTTAGGGGAGACACCCAGAATCTTCTGAGATTTCCCTTTCTTAAGGGTTCATGATAGAAGCAGCAAGTGCAATGTGGGGTATCCCTGTGTTACTGCGTTGCAGGAACGGGGCCGTTACTTGACCTGATGGGactttacagaaacatttaacaGCTTATGTTGCTCTTTTCACCCAGCTCCCTCAGGCCTCCACAGGTTGTTAAAAATCAATTATTGGGATATAATACTAGAGAGAAGACTTACGCTCGGTGCTTGCAGGCAGGTTCTGACAATCCTGCTTAaaatagcaacaacaaaacaataAGCCCTGAAATAATGAATCGTTGAGAAGGAAGTAGTCTGTCAATCTGTTAACCTACTTAGGAACAGAAACTTCAGCTCTACCTACTTTTCTTGatattcattttcttcagcaagtagctatgaggggtttttttgctagaaAACTTGTAAAAAAGGTTGCACTGCTaaaccagttaaaaaaaaatctcagctcagTCAAATTTGATGAATGAGTTTTCTtaggaaaagaataaacaagGGTAGGAGGAGGTAAGAGGTGGAGTTTTCCAAGAACTATTACTATCTAGAGAATTACATTCAATGTGtctttcatttatatttcaaaagaatttcCCGCCTGGGTTAGTGACTcacttttcaaaggaaatgttcATGAAGGCAGAGCTAATGCAATTGGACCATTGAGGATACTGTAGGCAAAT
This genomic interval from Pelecanus crispus isolate bPelCri1 chromosome 3, bPelCri1.pri, whole genome shotgun sequence contains the following:
- the BACH2 gene encoding transcription regulator protein BACH2; translation: MSVDEKTDSPMYVYESTVHCTNILLCLNDQRKQDILCDVTLIVEGKEFRAHRAVLAACSEYFLQALVGQTENDLVVSLPEEVTVRGFGPLLQFAYTAKLLLSRENIQEVIHCAEFLRMHNLEDSCFSFLQTQLLNNEDGLFLCKKDTTCQRMHDEENSDGDEEETMESETSKISCPRERMHQEPFNFETTAAGADKGEGMLPGSDMLRDSKDNLDKDAVTRYPRYKKYQLACTKNVYNTSHISTSGFASTFSEESSGNGLKSGLAMGQIKSEPQNEENDEESITLCLSGDEPDIRDKEGDVEMDRKQPSPTCVDRPKSGSSPSCLRSFFNRTKSIDLVGFPSTSQQHFGRSPACPFEKGTTQGDHKTDYVPFTGNYGQSHAMQKDASNFTVGSPLRGPGFETLCKQEGELDRRSVIFSSNACDQVNTSVHSYSGVSSLDKDLTETVPKGLWAGSSQSLPSSQTYSHSGLTADHLPGRMRPNTSCPVPIKVCPRSPPLETRTRTSSSCSSYSYAEDGSGGSPCSLRLCELSSSPCSQGPRFLAPEHQEPGVVGDGLYNPVRAQIKCEPSYGTNSSDESGSFSEADSESCPVQDRGHEVKLPFPVDQITDLPRNDFQMMIKMHKLTSEQLEFIHDVRRRSKNRIAAQRCRKRKLDCIQNLECEIRKLVCEKEKLLSERNQLKASMGELLDNFSCLSQEVCRDMQSPEQIQALHRYCPVLRPIDLQPATTISPSPAGMEQSLVTSQCISESMQCCSEQGSVQLGAPWLPNNISENCSASGGLDGADTGTYPERELPPEQSSQTVTVDFCQEMTDKCTTDEQPRKDYT